In one window of Mesoplodon densirostris isolate mMesDen1 chromosome 4, mMesDen1 primary haplotype, whole genome shotgun sequence DNA:
- the CCDC32 gene encoding coiled-coil domain-containing protein 32, producing MKMFGNIDSTTTRSGPDLWAEICSCLPHPDQEDSASNAFSDSFMDSYPAGTSQREAAPDFAVQPAVKPWAPLQDSEVYLASLEKKLRRIKGLHQEVTSKDMLRTLAQAKKECWDRFLQEKLASEFFVDGLDSDESTLEHFKRWLQPDKVAISSEEVQYLIPPESQVEKPAPGDEPAGVEQ from the exons ATGAAAATGTTTGGGAACATTGACTCTACAACTACAAGATCTGGCCCGGATCTTTGGGCCGAAATCTGTTCCTGTCTGCCACATCCTGACCAAGAGGATAGTGCCAGCAATGCTTTCTCAGACTCCTTTATGGATTCTTACCCTGCAGGCACAAGCCAGAGGGAGGCCGCCCCAGACTTTGCTGTACAGCCAGCTGTAAAGCCTTGGGCTCCCCTGCAGGATTCAGAAGTGTATTTAGCATCTCTAG AGAAGAAACTGAGAAGAATCAAAGGTTTACATCAGGAAGTGACTTCCAAGGACATGCTTCGAACCCTGGCCCAAGCAAAGAAGGAGTGCTGGGATCGGTTCCTCCAGGAGAAGTTAGCATCAGAATTCTTTGTGGATGGACTTGATTCTGATGAGAG CACCTTGGAACATTTCAAGAGGTGGCTCCAGCCAGATAAAGTAGCCATCAGTTCGGAGGAGGTCCAGTATCTGATTCCTCCAGAGTCGCAGGTTGAGAAGCCAGCACCCGGGGACGAGCCAGCAGGAGTGGAACaataa
- the RPUSD2 gene encoding pseudouridylate synthase RPUSD2 — protein sequence MWLGGRMWLQVSGQVFFDLRRLTFDRTWGGCRGPMAETLSTRAETASGLGAPAQQNGDAGGDARGKQPPGHPEPAGPGVEPAPGDATQAAGSGEQAATAAPGPGKRKKRRGATGERVVPPPKKRRAGVSFGDEHFAETSYYFEGGLRKVRPYYFDFRTYCKGRWVGHSLLHVFSTEFRAQPLAYYEAAVRAGRLHLNEEPVQDLSVVLKDNDFLRNTVHRHEPPVTAEPVRLLAENEDVVVVDKPSSIPVHPCGRFRHNTVIFILGKEHQLKELHPLHRLDRLTSGVLMFAKTAAVSERIHEQVRDRQLEKEYMCRVEGEFPAEEVTCKEPILVVSYKVGVCRVDPRGKPCETVFQRLSYNGHSSVVRCRPLTGRTHQIRVHLQFLGHPILNDPIYNSVAWGPSRGRGGHIPKTDEELLRDLVAEHQAKQSLDVLDVCEGDLSPGLPDSTAPSSELGKNCLGELAASAQKMDGAVEAGPQDLATAPLASGKATEIDVVDQETDPLCAECRLVRQDPLPQDLVMFLHALRYKGPGFEYFSPMPAWAQDDWQED from the exons ATGTGGCTGGGCGGCCGCATGTGGCTCCAGGTTTCTGGGCAAGTGTTCTTCGACCTCCGGCGCCTCACCTTTGACAGGACTTGGGGTGGCTGTAGGGGCCCCATGGCGGAAACACTCTCGACCAGGGCCGAGACAGCGAGCGGGCTGGGAGCTCCGGCTCAGCAAAATGGAGATGCGGGTGGCGACGCGAGGGGTAAGCAGCCCCCAGGGCACCCGGAGCCAGCGGGCCCAGGAGTGGAGCCGGCCCCGGGGGACGCGACGCAGGCCGCAGGGAGCGGGGAGCAGGCCGCGACTGCAGCCCCGGGCCCCGGCAAGCGGAAGAAGCGGCGGGGCGCAACCGGGGAGCGCGTCGTGCCGCCCCCGAAGAAGCGGCGGGCAGGCGTTAGCTTCGGCGATGAACACTTTGCCGAGACCAGCTACTACTTTGAGGGCGGCCTGCGCAAAGTGCGGCCCTATTACTTTGACTTCCGAACTTACTGCAAAGGCCGCTGGGTGGGCCACAGCTTGCTGCACGTCTTCAGCACCGAGTTCCGAGCCCAGCCTCTTGCCTACTACGAGGCCGCGGTCAGGGCGGGGCGCCTGCACCTCAACGAGGAGCCAGTACAGGACCTCAGCGTTGTGCTCAAG GACAATGACTTCTTACGGAACACAGTGCACAGGCATGAGCCACCAGTTACAGCAGAACCCGTCCGCCTGCTAGCAGAGAATGAAGACGTGGTGGTTGTAGACAAGCCTTCTTCCATTCCTGTCCACCCCTGTGGCCGCTTCCGACACAACACGGTCATCTTCATCCTGGGCAAGGAGCACCAACTCAAGGAGCTACACCCATTGCATCGGCTTGACCGCCTTACCTCTGGGGTCCTTATGTTTGCCAAGACAGCAGCCGTCTCGGAGAGAATTCATGAACAGGTTCGGGACCGGCAG CTGGAGAAGGAGTACATGTGCCGGGTGGAGGGGGAGTTCCCTGCCGAGGAAGTAACCTGCAAGGAACCCATCTTGGTGGTGTCCTACAAGGTAGGGGTATGCCGTGTAGATCCTCGGGGCAAGCCCTGTGAGACAGTGTTCCAGAGACTGAGCTACAATGGCCACTCCAGTGTGGTACGGTGCCGGCCGCTCACAGGCCGCACCCACCAGATCCGAGTCCACCTCCAGTTCCTGGGTCACCCCATCCTCAATGACCCCATCTACAACTCAGTCGCCTGGGGCCCCTCCCGAGGCCGAGGCGGCCACATTCCAAAGACAGATGAGGAGCTACTACGGGACCTCGTGGCAGAGCACCAGGCCAAACAGAGTCTGGATGTGCTCGATGTCTGTGAGGGTGACCTGTCTCCAGGACTCCCAGACTCCACAGCCCCTTCCTCAGAGCTGGGCAAAAACTGCCTAGGAGAGTTGGCTGCATCTGCCCAGAAGATGGATGGAGCCGTTGAGGCAGGCCCTCAGGATCTGGCCACAGCGCCCTTGGCATCAGGGAAGGCAACGGAAATCGATGTCGTGGATCAAGAGACAGACCCACTCTGTGCAGAGTGCCGGCTAGTGCGACAGGACCCCTTGCCCCAGGATCTTGTGATGTTCCTGCATGCCCTGCGCTATAAAGGGCCAGGCTTTGAGTACTTTTCACCAATGCCTGCCTGGGCACAGGATGACTGGCAAGAGGACTGA